One Sphingomicrobium sp. XHP0239 DNA segment encodes these proteins:
- a CDS encoding YsnF/AvaK domain-containing protein: MKHDKRYEHLDRLDGYELSNEAQDVRGYPLVTPDGQRIGKIDDLLVDGDRNEVAAVRLEDGRCTAVEPLDIHDDVVVYGDRAEAFANRDNDYGKTEVSKEKVIPIAEERVAIGKRVREGGKGMTVTTRVEKEQVSEDVSLRKEDVTAERRDVKDRRVSDKDADALFKGDSVSMTERSEEAVVAKDTVVTDEVVLQKRSGDKVEHVDETVRKTKVDIDKNKRRDR, encoded by the coding sequence ATGAAACATGACAAACGCTACGAGCATCTCGATCGCCTCGACGGATACGAACTGAGCAACGAGGCACAGGACGTCCGCGGTTATCCGCTCGTCACGCCCGATGGCCAGCGCATCGGCAAGATCGACGATCTTCTAGTGGATGGCGATCGCAACGAAGTGGCCGCCGTCCGACTGGAAGACGGTCGCTGCACCGCCGTCGAGCCGCTCGACATCCATGACGACGTGGTCGTGTACGGCGATCGCGCCGAGGCGTTCGCCAATCGCGACAACGACTATGGAAAGACCGAGGTCTCTAAGGAGAAGGTCATCCCCATCGCCGAAGAACGGGTCGCCATCGGCAAGCGCGTTCGCGAAGGCGGAAAGGGCATGACCGTCACGACCCGCGTCGAGAAGGAACAGGTCTCCGAAGACGTGAGCCTGCGCAAGGAAGACGTCACCGCCGAGCGGCGCGACGTCAAGGACCGGCGCGTGTCGGACAAGGACGCCGACGCCCTGTTCAAGGGCGACAGCGTCAGCATGACCGAACGCAGCGAGGAGGCGGTCGTCGCGAAGGACACCGTCGTGACCGACGAGGTGGTCCTTCAGAAACGCAGCGGCGACAAGGTCGAACATGTCGACGAGACCGTTCGCAAGACCAAGGTCGATATCGACAAGAACAAGCGCCGCGACCGCTAG
- a CDS encoding DUF2382 domain-containing protein, whose product MTDPQSPRDDVVEESTVPIVEERVDLKTRERERQVTVMTRAVREEVTLSEDLRHRRVEIERIACDRLVDKPPAPRFEDGVTILSVVEEELVVTRQLRLVEEIRMTQVEETETVERTEMLRRLEPEIRRDDDRPSETP is encoded by the coding sequence ATGACCGATCCGCAATCACCCCGCGACGACGTCGTGGAAGAAAGCACCGTGCCGATCGTGGAAGAGCGGGTCGACCTCAAGACCCGCGAACGCGAGCGGCAGGTAACGGTAATGACCCGGGCGGTGCGCGAGGAAGTCACTCTCAGCGAAGACCTTCGTCACCGGCGCGTCGAAATCGAGCGTATCGCGTGCGACCGACTCGTCGACAAACCCCCTGCCCCGCGCTTCGAAGATGGGGTCACGATCCTGTCCGTCGTCGAAGAGGAGCTGGTCGTCACCCGTCAGCTACGACTGGTGGAGGAAATCCGCATGACCCAGGTCGAGGAGACCGAGACGGTCGAACGAACCGAAATGCTGCGCCGGCTCGAGCCGGAAATCCGCCGCGACGACGATCGTCCGTCCGAGACGCCCTAG
- a CDS encoding MATE family efflux transporter: MAARAPETSWKRELRVTLALAWPLILTNLTMASVQAIDTFFVGRYGTAELAAVALALNLTFALNLIALGVITAASPMMATALGRGRGRVKDVRRSFRQSVWLAITITVPVWAILMNAEMVIGWLGQDPALAADAQTFLWGYLWSTFLFLLFNAMRNFLAALERPGWILLISASSIPINSLLDYALIFGEWGAPELGVFGAGIASTITWTLMAAAMVVVVLSDRQFRRYHLFARFWRPDWDRYRNMWKLGLPIGLAMGFEGGIFSAAAYLMGLVGQNALAAHAIALQIAALSFMVPWGISQAATVRVGVMLGRGDRQGIAIAGNVAWVLGIGFMSFMALFLFLFPQQLIGLFLADTPENAEVVALGASFLVIAAIFQIVDGAQVVGAGVLRGLHDTRVPMVFTFIGYWLIGIGAGAWLAFERGWDGVGIWSGLAIGLAIVAVLMWWRWQRREALGLTSEA, from the coding sequence ATGGCCGCACGCGCACCCGAAACCAGCTGGAAACGCGAACTTCGCGTCACGCTCGCGCTCGCCTGGCCGCTGATCCTCACCAACCTCACGATGGCCTCGGTCCAGGCGATCGATACCTTCTTCGTCGGGCGCTACGGAACGGCAGAACTCGCCGCGGTGGCGCTTGCGCTCAACCTCACCTTCGCGCTGAACCTGATCGCGCTGGGCGTGATCACAGCGGCGAGCCCGATGATGGCGACGGCGCTCGGACGGGGCAGGGGCCGCGTGAAGGACGTGCGCCGCTCGTTCCGTCAATCGGTCTGGCTCGCGATCACCATCACGGTGCCGGTATGGGCGATCCTGATGAATGCCGAAATGGTGATCGGCTGGCTGGGACAGGATCCCGCGCTCGCCGCCGACGCGCAGACCTTCCTGTGGGGCTATCTCTGGTCGACCTTTCTCTTCCTCCTGTTCAACGCCATGCGCAATTTCCTCGCCGCGCTCGAACGACCCGGCTGGATCCTGCTCATCTCGGCCTCCAGCATCCCGATCAATTCGCTGCTCGATTATGCGCTGATCTTCGGTGAATGGGGGGCGCCCGAACTGGGCGTGTTCGGTGCGGGAATCGCCAGCACCATCACCTGGACACTGATGGCGGCCGCGATGGTCGTGGTGGTGCTGAGCGACCGGCAGTTCCGCCGCTATCACCTGTTCGCGCGTTTCTGGCGCCCCGACTGGGACCGCTATCGCAACATGTGGAAGCTCGGGCTGCCGATCGGTCTGGCGATGGGATTCGAGGGCGGGATCTTTTCCGCGGCCGCCTATCTCATGGGCCTCGTCGGCCAGAACGCGCTGGCCGCGCACGCCATCGCGCTGCAGATCGCCGCACTGTCCTTCATGGTGCCGTGGGGGATCAGCCAGGCAGCGACCGTCCGCGTCGGCGTGATGCTGGGCCGCGGCGACCGGCAGGGTATCGCCATCGCGGGCAATGTCGCCTGGGTGCTGGGCATCGGCTTCATGAGCTTCATGGCGCTCTTCCTGTTCCTGTTTCCGCAGCAGCTCATCGGCCTTTTCCTCGCCGACACGCCCGAGAATGCCGAGGTGGTTGCGCTGGGCGCCAGCTTCCTCGTCATTGCGGCCATCTTCCAGATCGTCGACGGGGCGCAGGTCGTGGGTGCCGGGGTGCTGCGCGGGCTTCACGACACCCGCGTGCCGATGGTCTTCACCTTCATCGGCTACTGGCTGATCGGGATCGGGGCCGGCGCGTGGCTGGCGTTCGAGCGCGGCTGGGACGGGGTCGGCATCTGGTCGGGCCTCGCCATCGGACTGGCCATCGTCGCGGTGCTGATGTGGTGGCGCTGGCAGCGACGCGAGGCCCTCGGGCTGACGAGCGAGGCCTAG
- the sppA gene encoding signal peptide peptidase SppA: MSFARAIWKLLVGVKDLLVLIFMFLFFGVLFVALQGTPDPVVGDGVLVMDLDGIVVEEASAPDPLAALAGAPSIGEWELADLVAALELAKDDERVEAVALDLDGFLGGGQSAMTTLGDAIAEVAAEKPVIAYATGYVGDGYQLAAHATEIHLNPLGTVALAGPGGNNLYFGALLDRLGVSANVYRAGDFKSATEPYTETQMSPEARQNAEALAGALFEQWREDVRAARPDAQIDRILNDPAAVAAEQPDLAAASLGLGLVDSLSTREEFHARLASLGGENEDAMGGFERIELADYIGIELDDTNDGPIGVVTIAGTIVDGFSPVGEAAGGSIAQAIREAGKDEGLEALVLRIDSPGGSVLASEEIRTAIADVKADRDIPVVASFANVAASGGYWVAMDADAIFAEPSTVTGSIGVFAVLPSFEGTMEQLGIGVDGIRTTPLSGEPDLFAGPSDAADAVFQAGVDSIYDRFLTLVAQNRDIPRARAEQLGGGRVYDGGTARQLGLVDRFGGLEEAVAYAAELAEIDGEPGIRRIQRADDFGFFRDLFGVRADAAPVDPWTRIAGRPDAALAEAIGTIEQLMSGPAMQARCLECRMVTAPPAAPVETSWWKRLLSL, translated from the coding sequence ATGAGTTTCGCACGCGCCATCTGGAAATTGCTGGTCGGGGTGAAGGACCTTCTGGTCCTCATCTTCATGTTCCTGTTCTTCGGGGTGCTGTTCGTGGCGTTGCAGGGCACGCCCGACCCCGTGGTCGGCGACGGCGTGCTGGTCATGGACCTCGACGGGATCGTGGTCGAGGAAGCCAGCGCCCCCGATCCGCTCGCCGCGCTGGCCGGTGCGCCCTCGATCGGCGAATGGGAACTGGCCGACCTCGTCGCGGCGCTGGAGCTGGCGAAGGACGACGAGCGGGTGGAAGCGGTCGCCCTCGACCTCGACGGCTTCCTCGGCGGCGGACAGAGCGCGATGACGACCCTGGGCGATGCGATCGCCGAAGTCGCCGCGGAGAAACCCGTCATCGCCTACGCCACCGGCTATGTCGGCGACGGATATCAATTGGCCGCGCACGCGACCGAGATTCATCTCAACCCGCTCGGCACCGTCGCGCTGGCGGGACCGGGGGGCAACAACCTCTATTTCGGCGCCCTGCTCGACCGGCTGGGGGTCAGCGCCAACGTCTATCGCGCGGGCGATTTCAAGTCGGCGACCGAACCCTATACCGAAACACAGATGAGTCCCGAGGCGAGGCAGAATGCCGAGGCGCTGGCGGGCGCTTTGTTCGAACAATGGCGCGAGGACGTGCGCGCGGCTCGGCCCGACGCTCAGATCGACCGGATTCTCAACGATCCGGCGGCGGTCGCGGCGGAGCAGCCCGATCTGGCTGCGGCATCGCTCGGTCTCGGGCTGGTCGACAGCCTTTCGACGCGCGAGGAGTTTCACGCACGGCTGGCGAGCCTCGGCGGCGAGAACGAGGACGCCATGGGCGGGTTCGAGCGCATCGAACTGGCCGACTATATCGGCATCGAACTTGACGATACGAACGACGGGCCGATCGGCGTCGTCACCATTGCCGGCACCATCGTCGACGGTTTCTCCCCCGTCGGAGAGGCGGCGGGCGGCAGCATCGCGCAGGCGATCCGCGAGGCGGGCAAGGACGAAGGGCTCGAGGCACTGGTGCTGCGGATCGACAGCCCCGGCGGATCGGTACTCGCGTCGGAAGAGATCCGCACCGCCATCGCCGACGTGAAGGCCGACAGGGACATACCGGTCGTGGCGAGCTTCGCCAACGTAGCGGCGTCCGGCGGCTATTGGGTGGCGATGGATGCCGACGCGATCTTTGCCGAACCGTCGACCGTCACCGGGTCGATCGGCGTGTTCGCCGTACTGCCCAGTTTCGAGGGCACGATGGAGCAGCTCGGCATCGGCGTCGACGGCATCAGGACGACGCCGCTTTCGGGCGAGCCGGACCTGTTCGCAGGGCCGAGCGACGCGGCCGATGCGGTATTCCAGGCTGGGGTCGACAGCATCTACGATCGCTTCCTGACCCTCGTCGCGCAGAACCGCGACATTCCCCGCGCACGCGCCGAGCAGTTGGGCGGCGGACGCGTCTACGACGGTGGAACCGCACGCCAGCTGGGACTGGTCGATCGGTTCGGCGGGCTCGAAGAAGCGGTCGCTTATGCCGCAGAGCTGGCGGAAATCGACGGCGAACCCGGCATCCGCCGGATCCAGCGTGCGGACGATTTCGGCTTCTTCCGCGATCTTTTCGGCGTGCGCGCCGACGCGGCGCCCGTCGATCCGTGGACGCGGATCGCAGGTCGACCCGACGCCGCGCTCGCGGAAGCGATCGGGACGATCGAACAATTGATGAGCGGCCCCGCCATGCAGGCGCGCTGCCTCGAATGCCGGATGGTCACGGCACCGCCCGCAGCGCCCGTCGAAACGAGCTGGTGGAAGCGGCTCCTATCGCTTTGA
- a CDS encoding PepSY domain-containing protein, whose amino-acid sequence MRLRKSLRQWHIWLGWLVGVPLLFWTLSGFFMVLKPIEEVRGEHLLSAEAVPTLERTPLLPGEMQGETSLELVARERGLYWVLNGDTLIEAEAGRRAEPFSAADARAEVEARYVGTSPIASVRAVDTADPPLDWRRETPAWAIETEDGTRFYVERDTGRIAAVRTGWWRAFDFMWGIHIMDLQTREHIANNWLRVFSALSLVTILMALVLLPLSQWRRRSKR is encoded by the coding sequence ATGCGCTTACGTAAATCGCTTCGCCAATGGCATATCTGGCTCGGCTGGCTGGTAGGGGTGCCGTTGCTGTTCTGGACGTTGTCGGGCTTTTTCATGGTGCTGAAGCCGATCGAGGAAGTGCGCGGCGAGCATCTGTTGTCCGCCGAAGCCGTCCCGACGCTCGAGCGTACCCCGTTGCTCCCCGGAGAAATGCAGGGGGAGACGAGCCTTGAACTCGTCGCTCGCGAGCGGGGCCTCTATTGGGTATTGAACGGCGACACGCTGATCGAGGCCGAGGCAGGGCGCCGTGCCGAGCCGTTCAGCGCCGCCGATGCCCGCGCCGAGGTCGAGGCGCGCTATGTCGGGACGAGCCCTATCGCATCCGTGCGTGCGGTCGATACTGCCGATCCTCCCCTCGACTGGCGGCGCGAAACGCCCGCCTGGGCGATCGAAACCGAGGATGGGACGCGCTTCTATGTCGAACGCGACACGGGACGCATCGCGGCGGTGCGGACCGGGTGGTGGCGCGCCTTCGACTTCATGTGGGGCATCCACATCATGGACCTGCAGACGCGCGAGCATATCGCGAACAACTGGCTCCGCGTGTTCAGCGCGCTTTCGCTCGTCACGATCCTGATGGCGCTGGTCCTGCTCCCGCTGTCGCAATGGCGACGGCGGTCAAAGCGATAG
- the lpdA gene encoding dihydrolipoyl dehydrogenase, translating into MADKYDYDVLVIGSGPGGYVAAIRAAQLGLKTACAESRETLGGTCLNVGCIPSKALLHASHLYEEAKGGHLKKFGINLEGASLDLDQMHAEKAEAVKGLTGGIEFLFKKNKVDWLKGHARFTGAHTVDVDGKSVTAKDIVIATGSSVTPLPGVEVDNDQHVVVDSTGALKLPKVPDHMVVIGGGVIGLELGSVWRRLGAKVTVVEYLDQILPGMDEEVRKEANKIFKKQGFEYKLGTKVTGCEVKGDKAVLSMEPAKGGDTETLEADVVLVSIGRRANTDNLGLDAVGLSVNDRGQIETDHDFATSAEGVWAIGDCVPGPMLAHKAEDEGIAVAENIAGEVGIVNHDLIPSVVYTYPEIAGVGLTTEQAKEDGFSIKVGKFPFMANSRAKTNRDTDGFVKIIADAETDRVLGVWIISSLAGTLIAQVTQAMEFGATSEDIAYTCHAHPTHAEAIKEAAMAVQGKPIHI; encoded by the coding sequence ATGGCTGACAAATACGACTATGACGTTCTCGTGATCGGTTCGGGGCCCGGCGGCTATGTCGCTGCGATCCGCGCCGCGCAGCTGGGGTTGAAGACCGCCTGCGCCGAAAGCCGCGAAACGCTGGGCGGGACCTGCCTCAACGTCGGTTGCATCCCGTCGAAGGCGTTGTTGCATGCCTCTCACCTTTACGAAGAAGCCAAGGGCGGACATCTGAAGAAGTTCGGGATCAATCTCGAAGGCGCGAGCCTCGATCTCGACCAGATGCATGCGGAGAAGGCCGAGGCCGTGAAGGGTCTCACCGGCGGCATCGAATTCCTGTTCAAGAAGAACAAGGTCGACTGGCTCAAGGGCCACGCCAGGTTTACCGGTGCGCACACCGTCGATGTCGACGGCAAGAGCGTGACCGCCAAGGACATTGTCATCGCCACCGGCTCGTCGGTCACGCCGCTTCCGGGCGTGGAAGTCGATAACGACCAGCATGTCGTCGTCGATTCGACCGGCGCGCTGAAGCTTCCCAAGGTGCCCGACCATATGGTCGTCATCGGCGGCGGCGTGATCGGGCTGGAACTCGGCAGCGTCTGGCGGCGCCTGGGCGCGAAGGTCACCGTGGTTGAATATCTCGACCAGATCCTGCCTGGAATGGACGAAGAAGTCCGCAAGGAAGCCAACAAGATCTTCAAGAAGCAGGGCTTCGAATACAAGCTCGGAACCAAGGTCACCGGTTGCGAGGTGAAGGGCGACAAGGCGGTTCTCTCGATGGAGCCGGCCAAGGGCGGCGATACCGAGACCCTCGAGGCCGATGTCGTGCTCGTCTCGATCGGTCGCCGCGCCAATACCGACAATCTCGGGCTCGACGCCGTCGGGCTGTCGGTCAACGATCGCGGCCAGATCGAGACCGACCATGATTTCGCGACCAGCGCCGAGGGCGTCTGGGCGATCGGCGACTGCGTCCCGGGCCCCATGCTCGCGCACAAAGCCGAGGACGAAGGCATTGCGGTCGCGGAGAATATCGCGGGCGAAGTGGGCATCGTGAACCACGACCTCATTCCCTCGGTCGTCTATACCTACCCCGAGATCGCGGGCGTGGGCCTCACCACCGAACAGGCCAAGGAAGACGGCTTCTCGATCAAGGTCGGCAAGTTTCCGTTCATGGCGAACAGCCGCGCCAAGACCAATCGCGACACCGACGGGTTCGTGAAGATCATCGCCGACGCGGAAACCGACCGCGTGCTGGGTGTATGGATCATCTCCTCGCTCGCCGGCACCCTGATCGCGCAGGTCACGCAGGCGATGGAATTCGGCGCCACGAGCGAGGACATCGCCTACACCTGCCACGCCCATCCGACCCATGCCGAAGCCATCAAGGAAGCGGCGATGGCGGTGCAGGGCAAACCGATCCACATCTAG
- the odhB gene encoding 2-oxoglutarate dehydrogenase complex dihydrolipoyllysine-residue succinyltransferase has translation MATEVKVPTLGESITEATVGEWLKQVGDPVEQDEPIASLETDKVSVDVPSPVAGVIESHEVAEGDTVEVGALIAKVGEGQGTETVADEKKPARDEQAEYGGPDAIQENNDVVDQHEAGEVASGDLTLSPSVRRAVLEHGVDPSKIAGTGKDGRITKDDVLKAAKEKGEAPAAAPAPAAKAKAATAAPALQSAAGERREERVKMTRIRQTIAKRLKEAQNEAALLTTFNDVDMSAVMEARGNYKDMFAKKHGVRLGFMSFFIKACALAAKDVPSVNARIEGDEIVYHDYLDVSVAVSAPKGLVVPVIRSADQMSFADIEKTIADYGARAKDGQLTMEEMQGGTFTISNGGVFGSLLSTPIINPPQSAVLGMHRIEERPVAVDGEVVIRPMMYLALSYDHRLIDGREAVTFLVRVKEALEDPTRLLIDL, from the coding sequence ATGGCAACCGAGGTCAAGGTCCCGACACTGGGCGAAAGCATCACCGAAGCGACGGTCGGCGAGTGGCTGAAACAGGTCGGCGATCCGGTCGAACAGGACGAGCCGATCGCGAGTCTCGAGACCGACAAGGTCTCGGTCGACGTGCCGAGTCCCGTCGCGGGCGTGATCGAAAGCCACGAAGTGGCCGAGGGCGACACGGTCGAGGTCGGCGCGCTGATCGCGAAGGTCGGCGAGGGCCAGGGCACCGAAACGGTCGCGGACGAGAAGAAGCCCGCCCGTGACGAGCAAGCCGAATATGGCGGCCCCGACGCGATCCAGGAAAACAACGACGTCGTCGACCAGCACGAGGCGGGCGAAGTCGCCTCGGGCGACCTGACGCTGAGCCCCTCCGTGCGCAGAGCGGTGCTCGAGCACGGCGTCGACCCTTCCAAGATCGCCGGCACCGGCAAGGACGGCCGTATCACGAAGGACGACGTGCTGAAGGCCGCGAAGGAGAAGGGCGAGGCGCCTGCCGCCGCCCCCGCACCCGCCGCCAAGGCCAAGGCCGCCACCGCCGCTCCGGCGCTACAGTCTGCGGCCGGCGAGCGGCGCGAGGAGCGGGTCAAGATGACGCGCATCCGCCAGACGATCGCCAAGCGCCTCAAGGAGGCGCAGAACGAGGCCGCGTTGCTCACCACGTTCAACGACGTGGACATGAGCGCGGTCATGGAAGCGCGCGGCAATTACAAAGATATGTTCGCCAAGAAGCACGGCGTGCGCCTCGGCTTCATGAGCTTCTTCATCAAGGCCTGCGCGCTCGCCGCCAAGGACGTGCCGTCGGTCAACGCTCGCATCGAGGGCGACGAGATCGTCTATCACGACTATCTCGACGTCTCGGTCGCGGTCTCGGCGCCCAAGGGCCTCGTCGTCCCCGTCATCCGTTCGGCGGATCAAATGAGCTTCGCCGATATCGAGAAGACGATCGCCGATTACGGTGCACGGGCCAAGGATGGCCAGCTCACGATGGAAGAGATGCAGGGCGGCACCTTCACCATTTCCAACGGCGGCGTGTTCGGCAGCCTGCTGTCGACCCCGATCATCAATCCGCCGCAGTCGGCGGTGCTGGGCATGCACCGGATCGAGGAGCGCCCCGTCGCGGTCGATGGCGAGGTCGTGATCCGTCCAATGATGTATCTGGCGTTGTCCTACGATCATCGCCTGATCGACGGGCGCGAGGCGGTGACCTTCCTCGTCCGGGTCAAGGAAGCGCTAGAGGATCCCACTCGCCTGCTGATCGACCTCTAG
- a CDS encoding 2-oxoglutarate dehydrogenase E1 component has translation MDALTPEKKEGPSWARDNWPVTSLDETNLGLDPVEANYVEKAKEAAQASGVTDEAELIRVADNSIRAMMLIRTYRVRGHLAAQLDPLGLSHHEFPEELTPAYHGFPDLDQEVWLGGVLDLDRATIRTITGILQANYCGTVGVEYMHINDLDERRFIQDRAEGKNAEIHFTPEGKIAILEKVIEGEQWEKFLARKYVGTKRFGLDGGESAIPALEAIIKYGGQMGVTEMTVGMAHRGRLNVLANVMGKPYRAIFHEFAGGASNPEEVGGSGDVKYHLGTSSDRSFDGNDVHLSLVPNPSHLEAVDPVVLGKCRAIMTIRGDKHGKTVLPILLHGDAAFAGQGVVAECLMMSGLPGYGTGGTIHFVINNQVGFTTSPQFARSSPYPSDIAKSIQAPILHVNADDPEAVTWACKVAIEFRQQFGRDVVIDMWCYRRFGHNEGDEPSFTQPLMYDEIRQHPPISEIYAARLIEEGVVGKQWVDGKVEDFTRHLEEEFEAGNGYEPKQADWFGGRWSKLQSPEETVSGRRNIDTHISGETYDKLTEVLTDVPENLDVHKTLARILKAKRKALDEGAGIDWATAEALAFGSLSLDGYGVRLSGQDSGRGTFSQRHAVWVDQNSGEKFIPLREMDTGGGPLFEVRDSPLSEYGVMGFEYGYSIADPMTLTLWEAQFGDFANGAQIMIDQFIASGEAKWLRASGLVLLLPHGYEGQGPEHSSARLERFLQLCAEDNMQVCNITMPANYFHVLRRQMNRDFRKPLVIMTPKSLLRHKRAQSTRADFTDAEHGHFYRILSDPDGAPSDATKKVVLCSGKVAFDLMDKRDEAGIDDTQIIRIEQLYPFPIEPLVKRLAAMPNLEKLTWCQEEPRNQGSWLLAHELIERCLTEAGHEGMRPVYAGRDASASPATGLASRHAKQQAALIEQALGL, from the coding sequence ATGGACGCCCTCACACCCGAGAAAAAAGAAGGTCCTTCCTGGGCCCGCGACAACTGGCCCGTGACGAGCCTCGACGAAACGAACCTGGGACTCGATCCCGTCGAGGCGAACTATGTCGAGAAAGCCAAGGAAGCGGCCCAGGCCTCGGGCGTGACCGACGAAGCCGAACTCATCCGCGTCGCCGACAATTCGATCCGCGCGATGATGCTCATCCGTACCTACCGCGTACGCGGGCATCTGGCGGCGCAGCTCGATCCGCTCGGTCTGTCGCACCATGAATTTCCCGAAGAGCTCACCCCCGCCTATCACGGCTTTCCCGATCTCGACCAGGAAGTCTGGCTGGGCGGGGTCCTCGACCTCGACCGCGCGACGATCCGCACCATCACCGGCATCCTGCAGGCCAATTATTGCGGCACCGTCGGCGTCGAATACATGCACATCAACGATCTCGACGAGCGGCGCTTCATCCAGGACCGCGCCGAGGGCAAGAATGCCGAGATCCATTTCACCCCCGAAGGCAAGATCGCGATCCTCGAAAAGGTGATCGAGGGCGAGCAGTGGGAGAAATTCCTCGCGCGCAAATATGTCGGCACCAAGCGGTTCGGCCTCGACGGCGGCGAGAGCGCGATCCCCGCGCTGGAAGCGATCATCAAATATGGCGGCCAGATGGGCGTCACCGAGATGACCGTGGGCATGGCGCACCGCGGACGGCTGAACGTGCTCGCGAACGTCATGGGCAAACCCTATCGCGCCATCTTCCACGAATTCGCGGGCGGTGCCTCCAACCCCGAGGAAGTGGGCGGGTCGGGCGACGTCAAATATCACCTCGGCACCTCGAGCGACCGGTCGTTCGACGGCAACGACGTGCATCTGAGCCTCGTCCCCAACCCCTCGCACCTCGAAGCGGTAGATCCCGTCGTGCTGGGCAAGTGCCGCGCGATCATGACCATTCGCGGGGACAAGCATGGCAAGACCGTGCTGCCCATCCTGCTGCACGGCGATGCCGCCTTCGCGGGACAGGGCGTGGTGGCCGAATGCCTGATGATGAGCGGGCTTCCGGGCTATGGCACCGGCGGCACGATCCATTTCGTGATCAACAACCAGGTCGGCTTCACCACCTCGCCCCAGTTCGCGCGATCGAGCCCCTATCCCTCCGACATCGCCAAGTCGATCCAGGCCCCCATCCTCCACGTCAACGCCGACGATCCGGAGGCGGTGACCTGGGCGTGCAAGGTGGCGATCGAATTCCGTCAGCAGTTCGGGCGCGACGTCGTGATCGACATGTGGTGCTATCGCCGCTTCGGTCACAACGAAGGCGACGAGCCGAGCTTCACCCAGCCGTTGATGTACGACGAAATCCGCCAGCACCCGCCGATCAGCGAAATCTACGCCGCCCGGTTGATAGAGGAAGGCGTGGTCGGCAAGCAGTGGGTCGACGGTAAGGTCGAGGACTTCACGCGCCACCTCGAGGAGGAATTCGAGGCGGGCAACGGCTACGAACCCAAGCAGGCCGACTGGTTCGGTGGCCGCTGGTCCAAGCTGCAGAGCCCCGAGGAAACCGTCTCGGGCCGCCGCAACATTGATACGCACATATCGGGCGAAACCTACGACAAGCTCACCGAAGTCCTCACCGACGTCCCCGAAAACCTCGACGTCCACAAGACGCTCGCGCGTATCCTGAAGGCCAAGCGCAAGGCGCTGGACGAAGGCGCGGGGATCGACTGGGCGACGGCCGAAGCGCTGGCGTTCGGAAGCTTGAGCCTTGATGGCTATGGCGTGCGCCTGTCGGGACAGGACAGCGGGCGCGGCACCTTTTCGCAGCGCCACGCCGTCTGGGTCGACCAGAATTCGGGCGAGAAGTTCATCCCGCTGCGCGAGATGGACACGGGCGGCGGGCCCTTGTTCGAAGTGCGCGATTCGCCGCTCTCGGAATATGGGGTGATGGGGTTCGAATATGGCTATTCGATCGCCGATCCCATGACGCTGACGCTGTGGGAAGCGCAGTTCGGCGACTTCGCCAACGGCGCGCAGATCATGATCGACCAGTTCATCGCTAGCGGAGAGGCCAAGTGGCTGCGCGCCAGCGGGCTCGTCCTGCTGCTGCCCCACGGGTACGAGGGGCAGGGGCCCGAGCATTCGTCCGCGCGTCTCGAACGCTTCCTCCAGCTGTGCGCGGAAGACAACATGCAGGTCTGCAACATCACGATGCCGGCCAACTATTTTCATGTCCTGCGCCGCCAGATGAACCGCGATTTCCGCAAGCCGCTGGTGATCATGACGCCCAAATCGCTGCTGCGCCACAAGCGCGCGCAATCGACCCGCGCCGATTTCACCGACGCCGAGCATGGCCATTTCTACCGTATCCTGTCGGATCCCGACGGGGCGCCGAGCGACGCGACGAAGAAAGTCGTGCTCTGTTCGGGCAAGGTCGCGTTCGACCTCATGGACAAGCGCGACGAGGCGGGCATCGACGATACGCAGATCATTCGCATCGAGCAGCTCTATCCCTTCCCAATCGAGCCGCTGGTCAAACGCCTCGCCGCCATGCCCAATCTCGAAAAGCTCACCTGGTGTCAGGAAGAGCCGCGCAACCAGGGCAGCTGGCTCTTGGCGCACGAACTGATCGAACGATGCCTCACCGAAGCGGGGCACGAGGGGATGCGCCCCGTCTATGCGGGACGCGACGCCTCGGCATCGCCCGCCACGGGGCTCGCCAGCCGCCACGCCAAGCAGCAAGCCGCCTTGATCGAACAGGCGCTGGGGCTCTAA